Proteins from one Desmodus rotundus isolate HL8 chromosome 9, HLdesRot8A.1, whole genome shotgun sequence genomic window:
- the RPS15 gene encoding small ribosomal subunit protein uS19 isoform X1 codes for MWGRGAGLAEVEQKKKRTFRKFTYRGVDLDQLLDMSYEQLMQLYSARQRRRLNRGLRRKQHSLLKRLRKAKKEAPPMEKPEVVKTHLRDMIILPEMVGSMVGVYNGKTFNQVEIKPEMIGHYLGEFSITYKPVKHGRPGIGATHSSRFIPLK; via the exons ATGTGGGGTCGCGGGGCGGGCCTG GCGGAAGTGGAACAGAAGAAGAAGCGGACCTTCCGCAAGTTCACCTACCGCGGCGTGGATCTCGACCAGCTACTTGACATGTCCTA TGAGCAGCTGATGCAGCTTTACAGTGCCAGGCAGCGGCGGCGGCTGAACCGCGGTCTGCGGAGGAAGCAGCACTCACTGCTAAAGCGCCTGCGCAAGGCCAAGAAGGAAGCGCCGCCCATGGAGAAGCCTGAGGTAGTGAAGACACACCTGCGGGACATGATCATCCTGCCAGAGATGGTGGGCAGCATGGTGGGCGTGTACAATGGGAAGACCTTCAACCAGGTGGAAATCAAG CCGGAGATGATTGGCCACTACCTGGGCGAGTTCTCCATCACCTATAAGCCAGTGAAGCATGGCCGGCCCGGCATTGGGGCCACCCATTCCTCCCGCTTCATCCCTCTCAAGTAG
- the RPS15 gene encoding small ribosomal subunit protein uS19 isoform X2, which translates to MAEVEQKKKRTFRKFTYRGVDLDQLLDMSYEQLMQLYSARQRRRLNRGLRRKQHSLLKRLRKAKKEAPPMEKPEVVKTHLRDMIILPEMVGSMVGVYNGKTFNQVEIKPEMIGHYLGEFSITYKPVKHGRPGIGATHSSRFIPLK; encoded by the exons ATG GCGGAAGTGGAACAGAAGAAGAAGCGGACCTTCCGCAAGTTCACCTACCGCGGCGTGGATCTCGACCAGCTACTTGACATGTCCTA TGAGCAGCTGATGCAGCTTTACAGTGCCAGGCAGCGGCGGCGGCTGAACCGCGGTCTGCGGAGGAAGCAGCACTCACTGCTAAAGCGCCTGCGCAAGGCCAAGAAGGAAGCGCCGCCCATGGAGAAGCCTGAGGTAGTGAAGACACACCTGCGGGACATGATCATCCTGCCAGAGATGGTGGGCAGCATGGTGGGCGTGTACAATGGGAAGACCTTCAACCAGGTGGAAATCAAG CCGGAGATGATTGGCCACTACCTGGGCGAGTTCTCCATCACCTATAAGCCAGTGAAGCATGGCCGGCCCGGCATTGGGGCCACCCATTCCTCCCGCTTCATCCCTCTCAAGTAG
- the DAZAP1 gene encoding DAZ-associated protein 1 isoform X2 — protein sequence MNNSGADEIGKLFVGGLDWSTTQETLRSYFSQYGEVVDCVIMKDKTTNQSRGFGFVKFKDPNCVGTVLASRPHTLDGRNIDPKPCTPRGMQPERTRPKEGWKGSRSDNSKSNKIFVGGIPHNCGETELREYFKKFGVVTEVVMIYDAEKQRPRGFGFITFEDEQSVDQAVNMHFHDIMGKKVEVKRAEPRDSKSQAPGQPGASQWGSRVVPSAANGWAGQPPPTWQQGYGPQGMWVPAGQAIGGYGPPPAGRGAPPPPPPFTSYIVSTPPGGFPPPQGFPQGYGAPPQFSFGYGPPPPPPDQFAPPGVPPPPATPGAAPLAFPPPPSQAAPDMNKPPTAQPDFPYSQYGYGQDLAGFGQGFSDPSQQPPSYGGPSVPGSGGPPAGGSGFGRGQNHNVQGFHPYRR from the exons ATGAACAACTCGGGCGCCGACGAGATCGG GAAGCTCTTCGTGGGCGGTCTTGACTGGAGCACCACCCAAG AGACTCTCCGCAGCTACTTCTCCCAGTATGGAGAGGTTGTGGACTGTGTGATCATGAAAGATAAGACAACCAACCAGTCTCGAGGCTTCGGGTTTGTCAAGTTTAAAGACCCCAACTGTGTGGGCACAGTGCTGGCCAGCAGACCACACACACTGGATGGGCGAAAT ATCGACCCAAAGCCATGCACACCTCGGGGGATGCAGCCAGAGAGGACGCGGCCAAAAGAAGGCTGG AAAGGATCCAGGAGCGATAACAGTAAATCAAATAAGATATTTGTCGGTGGAATTCCTCACAATTGTGGTGAGACAGAGCTCAGGGAATACTTCAAGAAATTCGGAGTG GTCACGGAAGTGGTCATGATCTACGACGCAGAAAAGCAGAGGCCTCGAG GTTTTGGATTTATTACTTTCGAGGACGAACAATCAGTGGACCAGGCTGTCAACATGCATTTTCACGACATCATGGGCAAAAAA GTGGAGGTTAAAAGGGCTGAACCTCGTGACAGCAAAAGCCAAGCACCCGGACAGCCAGGGGCCAGCCAATGGGGGAGCCGAGTCGTGCCCAGTGCTGCCAATGGCTGGGcaggccagcccccacccacGTGGCAACAAGGATACGGCCCACAAG GAATGTGGGTGCCAGCAGGACAGGCAATTG GTGGCTATGGACCCCCGCCTGCAGGGAGAGGAgctcccccaccgcccccaccatTTACGTCTTACATCGTATCCACCCCTCCTGGAGGGTTCCCCCCTCCACAAGGCTTCCCACAGGGCTATGGGGCACCCCCGCAATTCA GTTTTGGCTACGGGCCTCCACCTCCACCGCCGGATCAGTTTGCACCTCCAGGGGTCCCCCCTCCACCTGCCACTCCAGGGGCAGCACCTCTGGCCTTCCCGCCGCCTCCATCTCAGGCTGCCCCAGACATGAACAAGCCCCCAACGGCACAGCCAGACTTCCCCTATAGTCAGTACG GTTATGGACAGGACTTGGCCGGCTTTGGGCAGGGCTTCTCAGACCCCAGCCAGCAGCCCCCCTCCTACGGGGGCCCCTCAGTGCCAGGTTCTGGGGGCCCCCCTGCTGGTGGAAGTGGCTTTGGACGAGGTCAGAACCACAACGTGCAAGGATTCCACCCCTACCGACGCTAG
- the DAZAP1 gene encoding DAZ-associated protein 1 isoform X1, with the protein MNNSGADEIGKLFVGGLDWSTTQETLRSYFSQYGEVVDCVIMKDKTTNQSRGFGFVKFKDPNCVGTVLASRPHTLDGRNIDPKPCTPRGMQPERTRPKEGWQKGSRSDNSKSNKIFVGGIPHNCGETELREYFKKFGVVTEVVMIYDAEKQRPRGFGFITFEDEQSVDQAVNMHFHDIMGKKVEVKRAEPRDSKSQAPGQPGASQWGSRVVPSAANGWAGQPPPTWQQGYGPQGMWVPAGQAIGGYGPPPAGRGAPPPPPPFTSYIVSTPPGGFPPPQGFPQGYGAPPQFSFGYGPPPPPPDQFAPPGVPPPPATPGAAPLAFPPPPSQAAPDMNKPPTAQPDFPYSQYGYGQDLAGFGQGFSDPSQQPPSYGGPSVPGSGGPPAGGSGFGRGQNHNVQGFHPYRR; encoded by the exons ATGAACAACTCGGGCGCCGACGAGATCGG GAAGCTCTTCGTGGGCGGTCTTGACTGGAGCACCACCCAAG AGACTCTCCGCAGCTACTTCTCCCAGTATGGAGAGGTTGTGGACTGTGTGATCATGAAAGATAAGACAACCAACCAGTCTCGAGGCTTCGGGTTTGTCAAGTTTAAAGACCCCAACTGTGTGGGCACAGTGCTGGCCAGCAGACCACACACACTGGATGGGCGAAAT ATCGACCCAAAGCCATGCACACCTCGGGGGATGCAGCCAGAGAGGACGCGGCCAAAAGAAGGCTGG CAGAAAGGATCCAGGAGCGATAACAGTAAATCAAATAAGATATTTGTCGGTGGAATTCCTCACAATTGTGGTGAGACAGAGCTCAGGGAATACTTCAAGAAATTCGGAGTG GTCACGGAAGTGGTCATGATCTACGACGCAGAAAAGCAGAGGCCTCGAG GTTTTGGATTTATTACTTTCGAGGACGAACAATCAGTGGACCAGGCTGTCAACATGCATTTTCACGACATCATGGGCAAAAAA GTGGAGGTTAAAAGGGCTGAACCTCGTGACAGCAAAAGCCAAGCACCCGGACAGCCAGGGGCCAGCCAATGGGGGAGCCGAGTCGTGCCCAGTGCTGCCAATGGCTGGGcaggccagcccccacccacGTGGCAACAAGGATACGGCCCACAAG GAATGTGGGTGCCAGCAGGACAGGCAATTG GTGGCTATGGACCCCCGCCTGCAGGGAGAGGAgctcccccaccgcccccaccatTTACGTCTTACATCGTATCCACCCCTCCTGGAGGGTTCCCCCCTCCACAAGGCTTCCCACAGGGCTATGGGGCACCCCCGCAATTCA GTTTTGGCTACGGGCCTCCACCTCCACCGCCGGATCAGTTTGCACCTCCAGGGGTCCCCCCTCCACCTGCCACTCCAGGGGCAGCACCTCTGGCCTTCCCGCCGCCTCCATCTCAGGCTGCCCCAGACATGAACAAGCCCCCAACGGCACAGCCAGACTTCCCCTATAGTCAGTACG GTTATGGACAGGACTTGGCCGGCTTTGGGCAGGGCTTCTCAGACCCCAGCCAGCAGCCCCCCTCCTACGGGGGCCCCTCAGTGCCAGGTTCTGGGGGCCCCCCTGCTGGTGGAAGTGGCTTTGGACGAGGTCAGAACCACAACGTGCAAGGATTCCACCCCTACCGACGCTAG
- the DAZAP1 gene encoding DAZ-associated protein 1 isoform X3: MPRLFQSVQAEPQLKLGPGVWRVPCLSHSPGFGFITFEDEQSVDQAVNMHFHDIMGKKVEVKRAEPRDSKSQAPGQPGASQWGSRVVPSAANGWAGQPPPTWQQGYGPQGMWVPAGQAIGGYGPPPAGRGAPPPPPPFTSYIVSTPPGGFPPPQGFPQGYGAPPQFSFGYGPPPPPPDQFAPPGVPPPPATPGAAPLAFPPPPSQAAPDMNKPPTAQPDFPYSQYGYGQDLAGFGQGFSDPSQQPPSYGGPSVPGSGGPPAGGSGFGRGQNHNVQGFHPYRR; the protein is encoded by the exons ATGCCCCGGCTGTTCCAAAGTGTCCAAGCGGAACCCCAGCTCAAGCTGGGCCCAGGCGTCTGGCGGGTCCCCTGCCTCAGTCACTCGCCGG GTTTTGGATTTATTACTTTCGAGGACGAACAATCAGTGGACCAGGCTGTCAACATGCATTTTCACGACATCATGGGCAAAAAA GTGGAGGTTAAAAGGGCTGAACCTCGTGACAGCAAAAGCCAAGCACCCGGACAGCCAGGGGCCAGCCAATGGGGGAGCCGAGTCGTGCCCAGTGCTGCCAATGGCTGGGcaggccagcccccacccacGTGGCAACAAGGATACGGCCCACAAG GAATGTGGGTGCCAGCAGGACAGGCAATTG GTGGCTATGGACCCCCGCCTGCAGGGAGAGGAgctcccccaccgcccccaccatTTACGTCTTACATCGTATCCACCCCTCCTGGAGGGTTCCCCCCTCCACAAGGCTTCCCACAGGGCTATGGGGCACCCCCGCAATTCA GTTTTGGCTACGGGCCTCCACCTCCACCGCCGGATCAGTTTGCACCTCCAGGGGTCCCCCCTCCACCTGCCACTCCAGGGGCAGCACCTCTGGCCTTCCCGCCGCCTCCATCTCAGGCTGCCCCAGACATGAACAAGCCCCCAACGGCACAGCCAGACTTCCCCTATAGTCAGTACG GTTATGGACAGGACTTGGCCGGCTTTGGGCAGGGCTTCTCAGACCCCAGCCAGCAGCCCCCCTCCTACGGGGGCCCCTCAGTGCCAGGTTCTGGGGGCCCCCCTGCTGGTGGAAGTGGCTTTGGACGAGGTCAGAACCACAACGTGCAAGGATTCCACCCCTACCGACGCTAG